A window of Rhodoligotrophos appendicifer genomic DNA:
GGATGTAGCCCTGGGCGAGGGACTTGTCCACGAAATGGCCATAGCCGCCGGAGGTCACCCAGCCGACCACCGTGCCGTCATGCCAGATGGGCTCGTCGCCCAGCACGTCGGCATCGTCCGCATCGACGATCATGCAGACGCGGGCGAGGGCTGGGCCGTCCGCATGCTCCTTCAGGGCGGCGTCTCGGCCGATGAAGTCGTTCTTCTTCAAGTCCACGAAGCGATGCAGCCCCGCCTCGAAGGGCCCGTAGATGGGCCGGTATTCCCGGTACCAGGTGCCGAAATTTTTCTCCAGCCGGAGCGAGAGCAGGGCGCGCATGCCGAAATTGGCGATGCCGAACTCGGCGCCCGCGGTCATGATCGTCTCGTAGAGTCGGCGCTGATATTCGGGTCGCACCCAGATCTCGTAGCCGAGATCGCCGGTATAGCTGATCCGGTTCGTGAGCGTGGGGACGGAACCCACGTCCATTTCACGGAAATCCATGAACTTGAAGGCATCATTCGAGACATCCTCTTGCGTGAGCTTGGCCAGCACGGCGCGCGCTTGGGGACCGGCGATCGACAGGCCCACGAGCTCCATGCCCAGCGCGCGGATCTTGACTGATCCATCGGCGGGCAGCTGCCGCTCGAACCAGCACATGTGGTAGATCTGCGCCTGGCTGGAGCCGAACATAAAGAAGCGATCCTCGCCGGCCTTGGCAATGGTGAAGTCGCCGATCAGCTTACCGCTCTCGTTCAGCATCGGCGTGAGCACCAGACGTCCGGTGCGCGGCATGCGGTTGGTCATCAGCCGCGACAGGAAGGCCTCGGCGCCCGGCCCGCTGATGGAGTATTTGGCGAAGTTTGCGATCTCGGTGACGCCGACCCGCTCGCGCACCGCGAGACACTCAGCCTTGACATGGGGAAAATCATTGGAGCGGCGGAAGGAGACGATGTCGCGTGGCTCCATGCCCTTCGGCGCGAACCAGAGGGGCGTCTCGAGCCCCCAGCTGTCGCCCATGACCGCACCTTGCGATTTGAACAGGTCGTAGAGAGCCGTCGTCTGGATCGGCCGGGCGGCGGGCAGCTCTTCGTTGGGGAACCGGATCGAGAAGCGGCGGGAATAATTCTCCCGCACCTTGGCATTGGTATAGCCGAGCGTCGCCCAGTCGCCGAATCGCGAGACATCCATTCCCCAGACGTCGAAGCCCGGGTCCCCATCGACCATCCAGTTCGACAAGGCGAGGCCGACGCCGCCGCCCTGGCTGAAGCCGGCCATGACGGCGCAGGCGCACCAGAAATTCTTCAACCCGCGCACCGGCCCCACAAGCGGGTTGCCGTCCGGGGAGAAGGTGAAGGGGCCGTTCACGATGCGCTTGATCCCGGCCGTCTTCAACGCCGGCATGTGGTCGAAGGCCATTTCCAGCGAGGGTGCGATCCGATCGAGGTCGGGCTTCAGCAGTTCTTGTCCGAAATCCCACGGCGTCACGCGCGGCGACCACGGCACGCAGGCCTTTTCATAGGTGCCGATCAGGATGCCTTGGCCTTCCTGGCGCGTA
This region includes:
- a CDS encoding GcvT family protein, which codes for MKSHAQVVVIGGGVVGCSVLYHLTKKGWRDVVLVEREELTSGSTWHAAGGFHTLNGDPNVAKLQAYTVKLYKEIEEISGQSCGLHLTGGLQLAGTPARMEWLKMAHARGRYLGMETELISPADAKQLLPMLDERYYVGAMWDPVEGHLDPSGTTHAYAKSARIGGAEIYRQTRVTELVPTPEGHWDVVTTQGTIRADHVVNAGGLWAREVGRMVGIELPVLAMEHMYVLTEDMPEVAEIQRTTGKEVVHVIDFEAELYTRQEGQGILIGTYEKACVPWSPRVTPWDFGQELLKPDLDRIAPSLEMAFDHMPALKTAGIKRIVNGPFTFSPDGNPLVGPVRGLKNFWCACAVMAGFSQGGGVGLALSNWMVDGDPGFDVWGMDVSRFGDWATLGYTNAKVRENYSRRFSIRFPNEELPAARPIQTTALYDLFKSQGAVMGDSWGLETPLWFAPKGMEPRDIVSFRRSNDFPHVKAECLAVRERVGVTEIANFAKYSISGPGAEAFLSRLMTNRMPRTGRLVLTPMLNESGKLIGDFTIAKAGEDRFFMFGSSQAQIYHMCWFERQLPADGSVKIRALGMELVGLSIAGPQARAVLAKLTQEDVSNDAFKFMDFREMDVGSVPTLTNRISYTGDLGYEIWVRPEYQRRLYETIMTAGAEFGIANFGMRALLSLRLEKNFGTWYREYRPIYGPFEAGLHRFVDLKKNDFIGRDAALKEHADGPALARVCMIVDADDADVLGDEPIWHDGTVVGWVTSGGYGHFVDKSLAQGYIPAALAKAGGNGGLEIEIIGDRRQARIHDAPLFDPEAKRMRG